Proteins co-encoded in one Lasioglossum baleicum chromosome 3, iyLasBale1, whole genome shotgun sequence genomic window:
- the Betaggt-i gene encoding geranylgeranyl transferase type-1 subunit beta, giving the protein MPPQLATKKHAKYFQRLLQVVPSRLADHDYARLAIAFFAISGLDILNCLNDLSKETKLEAIEWIYRLQVTGAGARSGFQPSTMIPKDVPKYQCGHLAMTYLGLVTLLILEDDLSRVDRKSIIEAVRASQNADGSFAAVIMDSKNENESDMRFLYCACCISSILNDWSGVDKMRTIDYILNSISYDGAMGQGPGLESHGGSTFCAVASLFLMNELHNVLTNDQLNRLRRWCLMKQDSGFHGRPGKPADTCYSFWVGATLQMLDVNGFSDPNEHRAFLLKTQDNITGGLAKCANSHPDPLHTYLGICGLSLLGESGLCILNAAFNISDRAYKHLLKLHEVW; this is encoded by the exons ATGCCGCCACAATTAGCGACGAAAAAGCACGCGAAATATTTTCAAAGGTTACTGCAAGTCGTGCCTAGTCGTTTGGCAGATCATGATTATGCCAGATTAGCTATAGCTTTCTTTGCTATATCAGGACTTGATATATTAAACTGTTTGAACGACCTTAGCAAAGAAACGAAACTGGAAGCGATCGAGTGGATCTATAGGCTACAAGTTACCGGAGCTGGAGCACGTTCCGGCTTCCAACCGTCTACAATGATACCAAAGGATGTTCCAAAATATCAGTGCGGTCATTTAGCGATGACTTATCTCGGGCTTGTCACTCTCTTAATTCTTGAAGACGATTTAAGCAGAGTTGATAGAAAGTCCATCATCGAGGCAGTACGAGCTTCTCAAAATGCAGATGGGTCGTTCGCAGCTGTTATAATGGATAGCAAAAATGAGAACGAAAGCGACATGCGATTTCTTTATTGTGCTTGCTGTATATCCAGCATCTTAAACGATTGGTCTGGCGTCGACAAAATGAGAACGATTGACTACATTTTAAACAGTATT TCATATGATGGAGCAATGGGACAAGGACCTGGCCTTGAATCACATGGAGGATCCACGTTCTGTGCCGTAGCCAGTCTATTTCTCATGAATGAGCTCCACAATGTACTGACAAACGATCAGTTAAATAGACTACGACGATGGTGTCTCATGAAACAAGACAGCGGCTTCCACGGACGACCTGGGAAACCAGCTGATACTTGCTACAGCTTTTGGGTTGGCGCTACTCTACAAATGCTCGACGTGAACGGATTTTCTGATCCTAACGAACATAGAGCGTTTCTTCTTAAAACCCAAGATAATATTACAGGCGGATTGGCAAAATGTGCTAATAGTCATCCTGATCCTCTTCATACATACTTAG GTATATGCGGTTTAAGCTTATTGGGAGAATCCGGTTTATGTATATTAAACGCTGCTTTTAACATTTCCGATAGAGCATACaaacatttattaaaattgcatgAAGTATGGTAA
- the Zn72d gene encoding zinc-finger protein 72D isoform X1, with amino-acid sequence MAQNNYFGFTHGGTQYGATSAAAYQTGQAGYAVTPAATAATYTQRPTAAAATGYETYQAAAAAAATGTTYAAANPGTVAQTYDYGYGRAAPAATYDATKTYYQQPAAAAATYTTTETHYQAAKPAYSTTSAYTGTARQATTTGQAKTYQASSTAYQQSNPTQSATYSSGYTAPATPAATPSTATNKTASTTYSGYDAALYSAATMYVAQQSANSNSTNQKTGGWQGYPRKAFGAAGGGMKAMRPKQPPKPQQLHYCDVCKISCAGPQTYREHLEGQKHKKKEASLKVPQQPPARGAGNSLRCELCDVTCTGNDAYAAHIRGAKHQKVVKLHTKLGKPIPSADPTVLNPKPAAAVKTAGTRKPTITATPKINFVASGNLGTVNQNQTAEIKTEETAAEETVEETAVDEKDIQPVGQEYIEENKSEDGKIISFNCKLCECRFNDPNAKDMHMKGRRHRFAYKKKVNPDLVVDMKPSLKQRKLLEEKLRRQQMRDEYIRRREEINQLGPMGPMMDEEMMYWEERRRYEEECEYYEWYRRYGRGPGGAPPIPRPFPVPPPMMMFPGPQRRPDSSDDKHVLAHHTNIYPKEQELLAVQKIVSDTEKALKFVSDTLAEAGKKTPTATNATPATPAAPVQQQQINADTVKVKEETDKKKSTTPQKEDGSDGNLFSFQKEKEDSRILRGVMRVGNLAKGLLLSGDNHVCLVVLCAEKPTRTLLNKVAEILPAQLKIVAPEDTYNVGKHPESAALTVSGGSVTVSVTLTSPLMRETPKPAAAADNAGQQQQGAAQPQTTPAAPAVTKPDPPDVLPKAKCLEALAALRHAKWFQARATSLQSCVMVIRIMRDLCNRVPTWGPLNPWALELLTEKVISTAGGPLSPGEALRRLLECVAGGILLPGSPGLSDPCEKEPVDAIGNMTAQQREDITASAQHALRLVAFRQIHKVLGMEQLPPPKYKGRFARKRRRDNSIGEGTDSEASKKDKKAEEIKMETDSK; translated from the exons ATGGCTCAGAACAATTATTTTGGGTTTACTCACGGCGGAACGCAATATGG AGCGACCAGCGCAGCCGCTTATCAAACTGGTCAAGCGGGATACGCAGTAACTCCAGCGGCAACCGCCGCCACGTATACTCAACGACCCACTGCTGCCGCGGCTACAGGTTACGAAACTTATCAAGCGGCCGCCGCTGCAGCCGCTACAGGGACCACGTACGCTG CTGCTAACCCTGGTACCGTGGCCCAAACATACGATTACGGTTACGGACGTGCTGCACCTGCAGCTACATACGACGCTACTAAGACATATTACCAACAACCTGCAGCAGCAGCTGCAACATATACTACTACTGAAACGCATTACCAAGCTGCAAAACCTGCATACAGTACGACCAGTGCTTACACAGGCACAGCAAGACAAGCTACCACTACTGGTCAAGCTAAAACGTACCAAGCATCGAGTACCGCTTATCAGCAATCGAACCCCACACAGAGTGCGACATACTCTTCGGGATACACAGCGCCGGCTACTCCTGCTGCTACACCATCGACAGCAACAAATA AAACGGCGAGTACGACGTATTCCGGCTACGACGCAGCGCTATATAGCGCTGCGACTATGTATGTAGCCCAACAGAGTGCAAACAGCAATTCAACTAACCAGAAGACTGGAGGTTGGCAGGGCTACCCGCGGAAAGCATTTGGCGCTGCAGGGGGAGGAATGAAGGCAATGCGGCCCAAGCAGCCTCCCAAACCTCAACAGCTTCACTATTGCGATGTCTGTAAGATCAGCTGTGCTGGACCTCAGACATATCGTGAGCATTTGGAGGGACAGAAACATAAGAAGAAGGAGGCCTCTTTGAAGGTACCGCAACAACCACCGGCACGCGGAGCAGGAAATAGTCTACGATGTGAGCTTTGCGATGTCACTTGTACTGGAAATGATGCGTACGCTGCTCACATCAGAGGTGCCAAACATCAAAAAGTTGTTAAACTACATACTAAACTTGGTAAACCAATACCAAGCGCGGATCCGACTGTTTTGAACCCGAAACCTGCTGCCGCTGTTAAAACTGCTGGTACTAGGAAGCCTACAATAACAGCCActccgaaaattaattttgttgccT CTGGAAATTTGGGAACTGTGAACCAGAACCAAACAGCAGAAATTAAAACAGAAGAAACTGCAGCAGAAGAGACTGTAGAGGAAACAGCCGTTGACGAGAAAGACATCCAGCCAGTTGGTCAGGAATATATCGAAGAGAATAAGTCAGAAGACGGGAAAATCATAAGCTTCAATTGTAAGCTTTGCGAATGCAGATTTAATGATCCTAATGCCAAAGACATGCACATGAAAGGAAGGCGGCACAGATTTGCATACAAGAAGAAGGTTAATCCAGACCTAGTTGTAGACATGAAACCAAGCTTGAAGCAAAGAAAACTGTTAGAAGAAAAATTGCGCAGGCAACAGATGCGAGATGAATATATACGTCGTCGAGAAGAAATTAATCAGTTGGGACCAATGGGCCCGATGATGGACGAAGAAATGATGTATTGGGAAGAACGTCGACGATATGAAGAAGAATGCGAATATTACGAATGGTATCGACGTTATGGGCGCGGACCAGGTGGAGCTCCACCAATACCGCGACCTTTCCCAGTACCACCTCCGATGATGATGTTCCCTGGTCCTCAGCGCAGGCCAGATTCGTCTGATGACAAACATGTATTAGCGCATCATACAAATATTTACCCGAAAGAACAGGAACTGCTGGCAGTTCAGAAAATAGTATCGGATACAGAGAAAGCGTTGAAGTTTGTATCCGATACTTTAGCAGAAGCTG GCAAGAAAACTCCAACAGCCACAAATGCTACGCCAGCAACTCCGGCTGCACCTGTTCAACAACAACAAATAAATGCAGACACAGTGAAGGTAAAAGAAGAAACCGACAAGAAGAAATCTACAACTCCGCAGAAGGAAGATGGTAGCGACGGCAATTTATTCTCGTTccaaaaggaaaaggaagatTCAAGAATACTTAGGGGTGTCATGCGCGTTGGAAATCTGGCAAAGGGACTCCTTCTATCTGGTGATAACCATGTTTGCCTCGTAGTTCTGTGCGCAGAGAAACCAACACG GACGTTATTGAACAAAGTTGCTGAAATTCTTCCGGCTCAATTAAAGATCGTAGCTCCTGAGGATACGTACAATGTTGGAAAACATCCGGAATCAGCTGCTTTAACCGTTTCCGGAGGCAGCGTGACTGTCAGTGTAACACTCACCAGTCCATTAATGCGTGAAACGCCCAAACCAGCAGCAGCTGCAG ATAATGCTGGACAGCAGCAACAGGGAGCTGCTCAACCGCAAACAACGCCCGCGGCGCCCGCTGTGACGAAACCAGATCCACCAGATGTACTTCCCAAGGCTAAGTGTTTGGAGGCTTTAGCTGCACTCAGGCATGCCAAGTGGTTTCAG GCTAGAGCTACTTCGCTGCAGAGCTGTGTTATGGTCATTCGCATAATGCGTGATCTTTGTAACCGCGTACCCACTTGGGGACCACTGAACCCATGG GCTTTGGAACTATTGACTGAGAAAGTGATCAGCACTGCTGGAGGTCCTCTTAGTCCAGGAGAAGCTTTACGACGACTCCTCGAATGTGTTGCTGGAGGAATATTACTTCCAGGAAGTCCAG GATTATCCGATCCATGCGAGAAGGAACCAGTCGATGCTATCGGTAATATGACTGCCCAACAAAGGGAAGATATAACAGCTTCGGCGCAGCATGCTTTGCGATTGGTCGCGTTCCGCCAGATTCATAAGGTCCTTGGTATGGAACAACTTCCTCCACCTAAATATAAAGGCCGATTCGCCAGAAAGCGAAGACGCGACAATAGTATCGGAGAAGGAACGGACAGTGAAGcttcaaaaaaagataaaaaagcAGAGGAGATCAAAATGGAGACAGACTCCAAATAG
- the Zn72d gene encoding zinc-finger protein 72D isoform X2 yields MAQNNYFGFTHGGTQYGATSAAAYQTGQAGYAVTPAATAATYTQRPTAAAATGYETYQAAAAAAATGTTYAAANPGTVAQTYDYGYGRAAPAATYDATKTYYQQPAAAAATYTTTETHYQAAKPAYSTTSAYTGTARQATTTGQAKTYQASSTAYQQSNPTQSATYSSGYTAPATPAATPSTATNSWQGYPRKAFGAAGGGMKAMRPKQPPKPQQLHYCDVCKISCAGPQTYREHLEGQKHKKKEASLKVPQQPPARGAGNSLRCELCDVTCTGNDAYAAHIRGAKHQKVVKLHTKLGKPIPSADPTVLNPKPAAAVKTAGTRKPTITATPKINFVASGNLGTVNQNQTAEIKTEETAAEETVEETAVDEKDIQPVGQEYIEENKSEDGKIISFNCKLCECRFNDPNAKDMHMKGRRHRFAYKKKVNPDLVVDMKPSLKQRKLLEEKLRRQQMRDEYIRRREEINQLGPMGPMMDEEMMYWEERRRYEEECEYYEWYRRYGRGPGGAPPIPRPFPVPPPMMMFPGPQRRPDSSDDKHVLAHHTNIYPKEQELLAVQKIVSDTEKALKFVSDTLAEAGKKTPTATNATPATPAAPVQQQQINADTVKVKEETDKKKSTTPQKEDGSDGNLFSFQKEKEDSRILRGVMRVGNLAKGLLLSGDNHVCLVVLCAEKPTRTLLNKVAEILPAQLKIVAPEDTYNVGKHPESAALTVSGGSVTVSVTLTSPLMRETPKPAAAADNAGQQQQGAAQPQTTPAAPAVTKPDPPDVLPKAKCLEALAALRHAKWFQARATSLQSCVMVIRIMRDLCNRVPTWGPLNPWALELLTEKVISTAGGPLSPGEALRRLLECVAGGILLPGSPGLSDPCEKEPVDAIGNMTAQQREDITASAQHALRLVAFRQIHKVLGMEQLPPPKYKGRFARKRRRDNSIGEGTDSEASKKDKKAEEIKMETDSK; encoded by the exons ATGGCTCAGAACAATTATTTTGGGTTTACTCACGGCGGAACGCAATATGG AGCGACCAGCGCAGCCGCTTATCAAACTGGTCAAGCGGGATACGCAGTAACTCCAGCGGCAACCGCCGCCACGTATACTCAACGACCCACTGCTGCCGCGGCTACAGGTTACGAAACTTATCAAGCGGCCGCCGCTGCAGCCGCTACAGGGACCACGTACGCTG CTGCTAACCCTGGTACCGTGGCCCAAACATACGATTACGGTTACGGACGTGCTGCACCTGCAGCTACATACGACGCTACTAAGACATATTACCAACAACCTGCAGCAGCAGCTGCAACATATACTACTACTGAAACGCATTACCAAGCTGCAAAACCTGCATACAGTACGACCAGTGCTTACACAGGCACAGCAAGACAAGCTACCACTACTGGTCAAGCTAAAACGTACCAAGCATCGAGTACCGCTTATCAGCAATCGAACCCCACACAGAGTGCGACATACTCTTCGGGATACACAGCGCCGGCTACTCCTGCTGCTACACCATCGACAGCAACAAATA GTTGGCAGGGCTACCCGCGGAAAGCATTTGGCGCTGCAGGGGGAGGAATGAAGGCAATGCGGCCCAAGCAGCCTCCCAAACCTCAACAGCTTCACTATTGCGATGTCTGTAAGATCAGCTGTGCTGGACCTCAGACATATCGTGAGCATTTGGAGGGACAGAAACATAAGAAGAAGGAGGCCTCTTTGAAGGTACCGCAACAACCACCGGCACGCGGAGCAGGAAATAGTCTACGATGTGAGCTTTGCGATGTCACTTGTACTGGAAATGATGCGTACGCTGCTCACATCAGAGGTGCCAAACATCAAAAAGTTGTTAAACTACATACTAAACTTGGTAAACCAATACCAAGCGCGGATCCGACTGTTTTGAACCCGAAACCTGCTGCCGCTGTTAAAACTGCTGGTACTAGGAAGCCTACAATAACAGCCActccgaaaattaattttgttgccT CTGGAAATTTGGGAACTGTGAACCAGAACCAAACAGCAGAAATTAAAACAGAAGAAACTGCAGCAGAAGAGACTGTAGAGGAAACAGCCGTTGACGAGAAAGACATCCAGCCAGTTGGTCAGGAATATATCGAAGAGAATAAGTCAGAAGACGGGAAAATCATAAGCTTCAATTGTAAGCTTTGCGAATGCAGATTTAATGATCCTAATGCCAAAGACATGCACATGAAAGGAAGGCGGCACAGATTTGCATACAAGAAGAAGGTTAATCCAGACCTAGTTGTAGACATGAAACCAAGCTTGAAGCAAAGAAAACTGTTAGAAGAAAAATTGCGCAGGCAACAGATGCGAGATGAATATATACGTCGTCGAGAAGAAATTAATCAGTTGGGACCAATGGGCCCGATGATGGACGAAGAAATGATGTATTGGGAAGAACGTCGACGATATGAAGAAGAATGCGAATATTACGAATGGTATCGACGTTATGGGCGCGGACCAGGTGGAGCTCCACCAATACCGCGACCTTTCCCAGTACCACCTCCGATGATGATGTTCCCTGGTCCTCAGCGCAGGCCAGATTCGTCTGATGACAAACATGTATTAGCGCATCATACAAATATTTACCCGAAAGAACAGGAACTGCTGGCAGTTCAGAAAATAGTATCGGATACAGAGAAAGCGTTGAAGTTTGTATCCGATACTTTAGCAGAAGCTG GCAAGAAAACTCCAACAGCCACAAATGCTACGCCAGCAACTCCGGCTGCACCTGTTCAACAACAACAAATAAATGCAGACACAGTGAAGGTAAAAGAAGAAACCGACAAGAAGAAATCTACAACTCCGCAGAAGGAAGATGGTAGCGACGGCAATTTATTCTCGTTccaaaaggaaaaggaagatTCAAGAATACTTAGGGGTGTCATGCGCGTTGGAAATCTGGCAAAGGGACTCCTTCTATCTGGTGATAACCATGTTTGCCTCGTAGTTCTGTGCGCAGAGAAACCAACACG GACGTTATTGAACAAAGTTGCTGAAATTCTTCCGGCTCAATTAAAGATCGTAGCTCCTGAGGATACGTACAATGTTGGAAAACATCCGGAATCAGCTGCTTTAACCGTTTCCGGAGGCAGCGTGACTGTCAGTGTAACACTCACCAGTCCATTAATGCGTGAAACGCCCAAACCAGCAGCAGCTGCAG ATAATGCTGGACAGCAGCAACAGGGAGCTGCTCAACCGCAAACAACGCCCGCGGCGCCCGCTGTGACGAAACCAGATCCACCAGATGTACTTCCCAAGGCTAAGTGTTTGGAGGCTTTAGCTGCACTCAGGCATGCCAAGTGGTTTCAG GCTAGAGCTACTTCGCTGCAGAGCTGTGTTATGGTCATTCGCATAATGCGTGATCTTTGTAACCGCGTACCCACTTGGGGACCACTGAACCCATGG GCTTTGGAACTATTGACTGAGAAAGTGATCAGCACTGCTGGAGGTCCTCTTAGTCCAGGAGAAGCTTTACGACGACTCCTCGAATGTGTTGCTGGAGGAATATTACTTCCAGGAAGTCCAG GATTATCCGATCCATGCGAGAAGGAACCAGTCGATGCTATCGGTAATATGACTGCCCAACAAAGGGAAGATATAACAGCTTCGGCGCAGCATGCTTTGCGATTGGTCGCGTTCCGCCAGATTCATAAGGTCCTTGGTATGGAACAACTTCCTCCACCTAAATATAAAGGCCGATTCGCCAGAAAGCGAAGACGCGACAATAGTATCGGAGAAGGAACGGACAGTGAAGcttcaaaaaaagataaaaaagcAGAGGAGATCAAAATGGAGACAGACTCCAAATAG